The following coding sequences lie in one Musa acuminata AAA Group cultivar baxijiao chromosome BXJ1-8, Cavendish_Baxijiao_AAA, whole genome shotgun sequence genomic window:
- the LOC103993919 gene encoding myosin-1-like: protein MSAATMTPTVARSSLEVMLDTIRLRDEQPKDLPPALPVRPTSRGRLPTSRRSLAVNLKLDRSAPEELLTDSMKWDDKTEYDMPRGDKGAVFRSGILQSKRMAKVERPLESPYIKITKRDSYEEKVEVTDNRASAAVQLPSAVLLDDKSEWCDTIKYALKKNLQVWCWISNARWELGQIHTISRDYVDILLSNGNVHSVSRESILPANPHILDGVDNLIQLSYLNEPAVLHNIKYRYANDFIYTKAGPVLVAVNPFKEVPLYGRDYVTAYKQKLKDSPHIFAIADTAFNEMMRDGVDQSIIISGESGAGKTETTKFAMQYLADVGGGGSIEDEVLQTNSILEAFGNAKTSRNDNSSRFGKLIEIHFSAAGKICGAKIQTFLLEKSRVVQRETGERSYHVFYQLCAGASCGLKEELNLKAAYKYEYLKQSDCLTIDNVDDAKRFHVLMEALDVIKISKEDQKNVFSMLAAVLWLGNIAFSVIDNENHVKVILGEGVTNAAKLMGCEVPNLMLSLSTRKIQAGNDSIVQKLTLQQAINTRDALAKSIYCNLFDWLVGQINKSLGVGKCCTGRSISILDIFGFESFNNNGFEQFCINYANEQLQQHFNRHLFKLEQEEYAQDGIDWAKVEFLDNANCLNLLEKKPLGVISLLDEESTFPKATDMTFANKLKQHFAGNHCFKGERGGAFRISHYAREVLYDSSGFLEKNRDTLHADLVQLLLSCACQLPQSFANNILQPEKESSRFRQSSSFDLQKQSVVAKFKGQLFKLMQRLESTTPHFIRCIKPNSKQLPSMYEHDLVLQQLRCCGVLEVVRISRSGYPTRMTHQLFAERYGFLLLQTSSSQDALSLSVAILQQFNVPPEMYRVGYTKLFFRTGQIAVLEDARNRILQGIVWVQKNFRGLKARNFYQRLRKGATTLQSFIRGEKARCEFEVLTRRWRFAILIQKHVRQWIVGTRFSYQLKDIILLQSAIRGWLARKTFINLKMHKMAKLNHVEVNKSSERNFAQLMKDKTSELPQIHPAVTDELHRRALRAEAALRKREEENAILQQRLKHYDTRWSEYELKMKSMEQTWQKQLTSLQSTLAAARKSLTSDMVNRPGQLNISAVNNCYDSEDTISTVNQTPEDTPAKQSIGAEEVRSNDSKEIAVIHLVNEFEQQRQVFEDDAGFIVEAKSGQSSSKINPDEELQKLKARFSTWKKVYKLQLRETKSSLQKFGNPEEKASKKWWSIRSIR from the exons ATGTCGGCTGCCACTATGACTCCTACCGTCGCTCGGAGCTCACTGGAGGTGATGCTGGATACTATCAGGCTGAGGGATGAGCAGCCAAAAGATCTGCCACCGGCTTTGCCGGTCCGCCCCACCTCGAGGGGACGCCTCCCCACTTCAAGAAGGTCGTTGGCCGTCAATCTTAAACTAGACAGAAGTGCACCTGAGGAACTTTTGACGGACTCTATGAAGTGGGATGACAAGACGGAATATGACATGCCAAGGGGTGATAAGGGGGCGGTGTTTAGAAGTGGAATACTTCAAAGTAAGAGGATGGCAAAGGTGGAGCGACCATTAGAATCTCCATATATCAAGATTACAAAGAGAGACAGTTATGAGGAAAAAGTGGAGGTAACCGATAATCGAGCGAGTGCTGCTGTCCAGTTGCCGTCAGCAGTGTTGCTGGATGACAAGTCAGAATGGTGTGACACAATTAAATATGCCCTAAAGAAG AACCTGCAGGTTTGGTGTTGGATCTCCAATGCCAGGTGGGAGCTGGGCCAGATCCATACAATTTCCAGAGATTATGTAGATATTTTGCTGTCTAATGGCAAT GTTCATTCAGTTTCCAGGGAAAGTATCTTACCTGCCAATCCACATATCCTTGATGGTGTTGACAATCTTATACAACTTAGTTACTTAAATGAACCAGCAGTTCTCCACAATATTAAATACCGATATGCCAATGATTTTATTTAT aCCAAAGCAGGGCCTGTTTTGGTTGCAGTCAATCCATTCAAAGAGGTGCCCCTTTATGGAAGAGATTATGTTACAGCTTACAAGCAGAAACTCAAAGACAGCCCACATATTTTTGCAATAGCGGATACTGCTTTTAATGAAATGATGAGAG ATGGAGTAGATCAATCTATCATAATAAG TGGTGAAAGTGGTGCTGGTAAAACCGAGACAACAAAATTTGCAATGCAGTATCTTGCAGATGTTGGGGGTGGTGGCAGCATAGAGGATGAGGTTTTGCAGACTAATTCAATACTGGAAGCGTTTGGAAATGCAAAAACTTCAAGAAATGACAACTCCAGCCGATTT GGAAAGCTAATTGAAATACATTTTAGTGCCGCTGGAAAAATTTGTGGTGCTAAGATCCAAACCT TCTTACTCGAAAAG TCAAGAGTGGTTCAGAGAGAAACAGGTGAAAGGTCATATCATGTATTCTATCAACTTTGTGCTGGAGCTTCTTGTGGTCTTAAAG AGGAGTTGAATCTGAAAGCAGCCTACAAATATGAATACTTGAAGCAGAGTGACTGCTTGACCATAGATAATGTTGATGATGCAAAAAGATTTCATGTATTAATG GAAGCCTTAGATGTCATCAAGATCTCAAAGGAAGATCAGAAGAATGTGTTCTCCATGCTTGCAGCAGTACTATGGCTGGGTAACATTGCTTTCTCAGTGATTGACAACGAAAATCATGTCAAAGTTATCCTTGGTGAAG gagtaactaatgCAGCAAAGTTGATGGGTTGTGAAGTACCAAATTTGATGCTATctttatcaactcgtaaaattcaAGCTGGCAATGACAGTATTGTTCAAAAGCTTACATTACAGCAG GCAATCAACACCAGGGATGCATTGGCAAAATCAAtttattgtaatttatttgacTGGCTTGTGGGACAAATCAACAAGTCACTTGGAGTAGGCAAATGCTGTACCGGACGATCGATCAGCATTTTGGATATTTTTGGTTTTGAGTCTTTTAAT AACAATGGGTTTGAACAGTTCTGCATCAATTATGCTAATGAGCAACTACAACAACACTTCAATCGTCATCTATTTAAACTTGAACAGGAG GAATATGCCCAAGATGGAATTGATTGGGCCAAAGTTGAATTTTTGGATAACGCCAATTGTCTAAACCTCTTGGAGAAG AAACCTCTAGGGGTAATATCACTTTTAGATGAAGAGTCGACTTTTCCCAAAGCTACTGATATGACTTTTGCTAACAAACTTAAGCAGCACTTCGCTGGTAATCACTGCTTTAAGGGGGAAAGGGGAGGTGCTTTTAGGATTTCCCACTATGCCAGAGAG GTTTTATATGATTCAAGTGGTTTCCTGGAGAAGAACAGAGATACATTGCATGCTGATTTGGTCCAGTTACTTTTGTCATGTGCTTGCCAGCTTCCACAGTCATTTGCCAACAACATACTGCAACCTGAGAAGGAGTCAAGCCGGTTTCGGCAATCAAGTAGTTTTGACCTACAAAAGCAAAGCGTTGTGGCAAAATTTAAG GGTCAACTTTTCAAGTTGATGCAGCGGTTAGAAAGTACTACTCCCCATTTCATTCGGTGCATCAAGCCAAACAGTAAGCAACTTCCCAGCATGTACGAACACGATCTTGTGTTACAACAGCTAAGATGCTGTGGGGTCCTTGAAGTTGTCCGGATATCCAGGTCAGGCTATCCAACTCGAATGACACATCAACTATTTGCTGAAAG GTATGGCTTTCTTCTTTTACAGACTTCAAGTTCTCAGGATGCACTCAGTTTGTCAGTTGCCATCCTACAGCAATTCAATGTGCCACCTGAGATGTATAGAGTTGGTTACACAAAGTTATTTTTCCGCACAGGACAG ATTGCTGTACTGGAAGATGCTAGAAATAGAATTCTACAGGGGATTGTTTGGGTTCAGAAGAACTTTCGTGGTCTTAAAGCTCGTAATTTCTATCAACGGCTGAGGAAGGGGGCAACTACATTACAATCAT TTATCCGAGGTGAAAAGGCGAGGTGCGAATTTGAAGTTTTGACAAGGAGATGGAGGTTTGCTATTCTCATTCAAAAGCATGTGAGGCAATGGATAGTGGGGACAAGATTTAGTTACCAGCTGAAGGATATTATACTTTTGCAGTCTG CTATTCGTGGTTGGTTGGCAAGGAAGACTTTTATCAACTTGAAAATGCACAAAATGGCAAAACTCAATCATGTGGAAGTGAACAAAAGTTCAGAAAGAAATTTTGCACAACTTATGAAG GACAAAACCAGTGAGCTCCCTCAAATTCACCCAGCAGTTACGGACGAACTTCACAGGCGTGCCTTAAGGGCAGAAGCAGCATtaagaaaaagggaagaagaaaatgCTATCTTACAGCAGCGACTTAAACACTATGACACAAGATGGTCAGaatatgaattgaaaatgaagtcTATGGAACAGACATGGCAAAAACAACTGACTAGTTTGCAG TCAACTTTAGCTGCTGCAAGAAAGAGCCTCACTTCTGACATGGTAAATCGACCTGGACAGCTGAATATATCAGCAGTTAACAACTGTTATGACTCCGAAGATACCATATCAACTGTCAACCAAACACCAGAAGACACTCCTGCCAAACAGTCCATTGGTGCTGAAGAAGTAAGGAGTAATGATAGCAAGGAAATTGCAGTTATCCACCTTGTAAACGAGTTTGAGCAGCAGCGGCAGGTATTTGAGGATGATGCTGGGTTTATTGTTGAAGCTAAGTCAGGGCAATCAAGTTCTAAGATAAACCCTGATGAAGAGCTGCAAAAATTGAAGGCACGTTTTTCTACTTGGAAGAAGGTTTACAAGTTGCAGTTACGGGAGACAAAGTCATCACTTCAAAAGTTTGGTAATCCTGAAGAGAAAGCATCCAAAAAATGGTGGAGCATAAGAAGCATAAGATAA